A region from the Trachemys scripta elegans isolate TJP31775 chromosome 22, CAS_Tse_1.0, whole genome shotgun sequence genome encodes:
- the GADD45B gene encoding growth arrest and DNA damage-inducible protein GADD45 beta, with amino-acid sequence MTLEELVACDNTAKKMQTVSEALEQLLVAAQRQACLTVGVYESAKLMNVDPDSVVLCLLAIDEEDEGDIALQIHFTLIQAFCCDNDINILRVSGMQRLAKVLGESSEDNSEPRDLHCILVTNPHTDSWKSQGLEEVASYCEESRGNNQWVPYVPLLER; translated from the exons ATGACCCTGGAAGAGCTGGTTGCTTGCGACAACACCGCCAAAAA gaTGCAGACGGTGAGCGAGGCGCTGGAACAGCTGCTGGTAGCGGCTCAGAGACAAGCCTGCCTGACAGTCGGCGTCTATGAGTCGGCCAAGCTGATGAATGT GGATCCAGATAGCGTGGTGCTTTGCCTCCTCGCCATTGATGAAGAAGACGAGGGGGACATCGCCTTGCAAATCCACTTCACCCTCATCCAGGCCTTCTGCTGCGACAATGACATCAACATCCTGCGGGTGTCCGGCATGCAGCGGCTGGCCAAGGTCCTCGGGGAGAGCTCGGAGGACAACAGCGAACCCCGGGACCTGCACTGCATCTTAGTGACG AATCCCCACACTGATTCCTGGAAGAGCCAAGGGCTGGAGGAAGTGGCCAGTTACTGTGAAGAAAGCCGCGGCAATAACCAGTGGGTCCCCTACGTCCCGCTGCTGGAGCGTTGA